A stretch of Arthrobacter sunyaminii DNA encodes these proteins:
- a CDS encoding NUDIX domain-containing protein, whose amino-acid sequence MGHIGSYVWELRQKVGKRQLLLPGAQVLVLRTDGTALLQRRVDNGVWELPAGACEPGQSFAGAAVAELFEETGIRTDPANLVAFASLSDPNLHQLEYPNGDRVHAFALCFCLTGWEGSVTPEKSEVSEIGFFPLSGVPDPLHPPTREVLQLYGQYLQTGIFQAR is encoded by the coding sequence ATGGGGCACATCGGATCCTATGTATGGGAACTGCGGCAGAAAGTCGGAAAACGCCAGCTTCTGCTGCCGGGCGCGCAGGTCCTGGTGCTGCGCACCGACGGCACAGCTCTGCTTCAGCGGCGTGTGGACAACGGTGTGTGGGAACTTCCTGCCGGTGCCTGCGAACCGGGCCAGAGCTTTGCCGGAGCTGCCGTGGCCGAGCTCTTTGAAGAGACCGGCATCCGCACCGATCCCGCCAACCTGGTGGCTTTTGCCAGTCTTTCCGATCCGAACCTGCATCAGCTGGAGTATCCCAATGGAGACCGGGTGCACGCCTTCGCGCTCTGCTTCTGCCTGACCGGCTGGGAAGGATCAGTGACCCCGGAAAAGTCCGAGGTTTCCGAAATTGGCTTCTTTCCGCTGAGCGGGGTTCCTGACCCGCTCCATCCCCCCACCCGCGAAGTTCTCCAGCTCTACGGGCAATACCTGCAGACGGGGATCTTTCAGGCTCGGTAA